ATTTCCCTTTGAAACGGACTTCCAGTGTTTCCCGGTTGTAACGTTTGCCATGGCAGACTTCACAGGGCACATAGACATCCGGCAGGAAATTCATTTCAATAGTCTTATAGCCGTTTCCCGTACATGCTTCACAACGACCGCCCGAAACATTAAAAGAGAAACGTCCCGGTTTATAACCGCGAATCTTCGCTTCCGGCAATCCAACAAACAAATTACGGATGTCCGAGAACACGCCGGTGTAAGTGGCAGGATTGGAACGGGGTGTACGCCCCAGCGGAGACTGGTCGACGTTGACCACCTTATCTATATTTTCCAATCCTTCAATAGAATCGTATTCCAGAGGATCTTGCAGGGAACGATAGAATTTCTGCGAAAGGATGGGTTGCAATGTCTCATTGATTAAAGTGGATTTTCCACTTCCCGATACTCCCGTTACGCAAATCAGTTTTCCCAATGGAAATTCAACAGTAACATCTTTCAGGTTATTACCTTTCGCTCCTTTCAGCCAAATAGATTTTCCGTTCCCTTTTCTACGTTTGACGGGAACTTCTATCTTCATCTTTCCGTTCAGGTATTGAGAAGTCATTGTGTCGGTCTTTACCATCTCCTGCGGAGTTCCGGCAAAAACTACTTCTCCACCCAGGCGACCGGCTTTCGGCCCCATATCAATGACGTAATCGGCAGCCAACATCATATCTTTGTCATGTTCCACTACAATCACGGAATTTCCCATATCACGAAGTTCTTTCAAAGAATTGATAAGACGCAGGTTATCGCGTTGATGCAGACCGATACTCGGCTCGTCAAGAATATAAAGTACATTCACTAACTGGGAGCCGATTTGCGTTGCCAAACGGATACGCTGACTCTCTCCACCGGAAAGGCTGACAGAACTGCGGTTCAATGCCAGATAATCCAAACCGACATCCAATAAGAACTTCAAACGTGTACGAATCTCTTTCAGTATTTCCACGGCGATTTTCTTCTGTTTATCAGAAAGGAATTCATCGACTTTCATCAACCAGTCATATAACTCGTTAATGTCCATATTGGCCAGTTCGTTGATATTCTTATCATGAATACGGAAATGCAGCGCTTCTTTATTCAGTCGGGCGCCTTTACATTCGGGACAAACAGTCGTTTTAGCAAATTGTTCCGCCCATTTCTGTGCCGTAGCAGAAGCGTCTTTCTCCTGTAACATTTGGATATACTTCACCACACCTTCGTAAGTGACGAAGTAGTCAGAAGAAGTTCCGATCAGAGAACTTTTGATTTTAATCCGTTCATCAGAGCCATACAGAACTTCGTCAATCGCATCGTCGGGCAATTCCTTAACAGGAGTTTTCAATGTTGCGTCGTACTTGTCAAGCAGCGCTCCAATCTGCCAGAAAATCATGGCATTTTTATATTTTCCCAAAGGTGCTATTGCGCCTTCATAAATCGAAAGATCTCGGTCGGGAATCACTTTATCCACGTCAATCTGATTGACAATTCCCAGTCCTTTGCACTTCGGACACGCTCCTTGCGGAGAGTTGAAGGAGAAATTATGGGGAGCCGGTTCACGGTATGATAATCCGGTGACCGGACACATGAGACGTTTACTGTAATGACGGATATTTTCCGACTGGGTATCCAGAATCATCATCAGTCCGTCACCTTGGCGCATGGCAGTTGCCACGCTCTGTTTCAGGCGTCGGTCATCCTTTTCCGTTACCACCAATTTATCAATGACTACTTCGACGTCGTGGTTCTTATAGCGGTCGAGTTTCATGCCATGCGTTATTTCACGCACTTCGCCATCTACACGTACATATAAGTATCCTTTTTTGCGTATCTGCTCGAACAGTTCCCGGTAGTGTCCTTTACGGGCACGAACCAGCGGGGCAAGCAGATATATTTTCTTTCCCGCATAATCTTTCAGGATTAAGTCTAAAATCTGTTCTTCGGTATATTTCACCATTTCCTCACCGGACAGGTACGAATAGGCCACTCCCGCACGGGCATAGAGCAGACGGAGATAATCGTATATCTCGGTCGTTGTCCCTACGGTAGAACGGGGATTTTTATTCGTTGTTTTCTGTTCAATGGAAATAACCGGGCTCAAGCCTGTTATCTTATCGACATCCGGACGTTCCAGGTTACCCAGAAAATTACGGGCATACGCTGAAAAGGTTTCGATATAGCGGCGTTGTCCCTCAGCAAAAATTGTATCAAAAGCCAGAGAAGATTTACCACTTCCGCTTAGTCCTGTAATGACAGTCAGACTGTTGCGGGGAATCTCGGCATCAATATCCTTCAAATTGTGTACTCGCGCACCGTACACGTTGATATATTCTGTTTCCTGCATATTCATATCTTCCATAAATGCTGCAAAATTAATGTTTCCGCCCGAAATATGCTCCTAAAAAAGCACAATATTATTTTCTTAACTCAAATCTTATGAAGATATAGGGCATTATTTGTACCTTTGTTCCTTGATTTCAAGAACCAATAGTTATAATTTGATGAAACCGATAAACCGAATATTCTTATTTCTGCTTTTTATAAGCGTTTCATACGCCGTCAGTTATGCACAGGAAAACCAGTCATATTTCTTGCATACCATCGAAAAAGGACAAAGTTTATACTCTATTTCCAAGATGTACAATGTCACGACATCGGATATTATCCGTTTGAATCCCGGTTGTGACGAGAAAATCTATGCCGGGCAATCGATTAAGATTCCTAAAGGAAAAGAAAGCCAGAAAGGAGAAACCTTCCATACGATTCAAGCCGGAGAGACTTTGTACAAACTGACAACAATGTATAATGTATCCGCAAAAGATATTTGTGAAGCCAATCCCGGTTTGAGTGCCGAGAATTTTCGTATCGGACAGGTTATCCTGATTCCACAGAAAGAGGAAAAGGAAGTTGCCGTCCAGACACCGGTTGAACAAAGCAGTATTCAAGGCCCTGTGGTTCCCAGATGCAAGGATATGCATAAGGTGAAA
The DNA window shown above is from Bacteroides faecium and carries:
- the uvrA gene encoding excinuclease ABC subunit UvrA, producing the protein MQETEYINVYGARVHNLKDIDAEIPRNSLTVITGLSGSGKSSLAFDTIFAEGQRRYIETFSAYARNFLGNLERPDVDKITGLSPVISIEQKTTNKNPRSTVGTTTEIYDYLRLLYARAGVAYSYLSGEEMVKYTEEQILDLILKDYAGKKIYLLAPLVRARKGHYRELFEQIRKKGYLYVRVDGEVREITHGMKLDRYKNHDVEVVIDKLVVTEKDDRRLKQSVATAMRQGDGLMMILDTQSENIRHYSKRLMCPVTGLSYREPAPHNFSFNSPQGACPKCKGLGIVNQIDVDKVIPDRDLSIYEGAIAPLGKYKNAMIFWQIGALLDKYDATLKTPVKELPDDAIDEVLYGSDERIKIKSSLIGTSSDYFVTYEGVVKYIQMLQEKDASATAQKWAEQFAKTTVCPECKGARLNKEALHFRIHDKNINELANMDINELYDWLMKVDEFLSDKQKKIAVEILKEIRTRLKFLLDVGLDYLALNRSSVSLSGGESQRIRLATQIGSQLVNVLYILDEPSIGLHQRDNLRLINSLKELRDMGNSVIVVEHDKDMMLAADYVIDMGPKAGRLGGEVVFAGTPQEMVKTDTMTSQYLNGKMKIEVPVKRRKGNGKSIWLKGAKGNNLKDVTVEFPLGKLICVTGVSGSGKSTLINETLQPILSQKFYRSLQDPLEYDSIEGLENIDKVVNVDQSPLGRTPRSNPATYTGVFSDIRNLFVGLPEAKIRGYKPGRFSFNVSGGRCEACTGNGYKTIEMNFLPDVYVPCEVCHGKRYNRETLEVRFKGKSIADVLDMTINRAVEFFENVPQILNKIKVIQDVGLGYIKLGQSSTTLSGGESQRVKLATELSKRDTGKTLYILDEPTTGLHFEDIRVLMGVLNKLVDKGNTVIVIEHNLDVIKMADYIIDMGPEGGKGGGELLSYGTPEEVAKSPKGYTPKFLREELGL